One Campylobacterota bacterium DNA segment encodes these proteins:
- a CDS encoding c-type cytochrome gives MKKSASCFLAALVAVGMMSTAASADVKKGQKAYLKTCKNCHGSGTKGAAMHTQDEWDDLFANGAAKIIKAHANDKSAAYFNGDLFKSQAQDLRDFLFEYGSDSGNVPSCG, from the coding sequence ATGAAAAAGTCTGCTTCATGCTTTCTTGCTGCACTTGTAGCGGTAGGAATGATGAGTACAGCCGCATCTGCGGATGTCAAAAAAGGGCAAAAAGCCTATTTGAAAACCTGTAAAAACTGCCACGGAAGCGGTACAAAAGGTGCTGCGATGCACACACAGGACGAGTGGGACGATCTTTTCGCCAACGGCGCGGCAAAAATCATCAAAGCGCACGCAAACGACAAATCGGCGGCTTACTTCAACGGCGATCTGTTCAAAAGCCAGGCTCAAGACCTGCGCGACTTCCTGTTCGAATACGGTTCGGATTCAGGAAACGTGCCTTCTTGCGGCTGA
- a CDS encoding 6-phosphofructokinase: MNRNIAILCSGGDVSGMNPALKRFVEYAFANNLNPFFVHHGYEGLIDDRIVAAGYPDVSGIITRGGTKIGSARSERFKESAYRSIAAENLRKRGISMLVVLGGDGSFRGMEQFYKETGIAFCGIPSTIDNDINGTDYCLGVDTALGVIRNAIDQIRDTAASFRRAFVIETMGRNCGYLALVSALTSGAELCLIPEIPVEIDEYKACFASQTAAGRDYFIAVVSEALGRSSSVAEWFERELGFEARVNVLGHTQRGGNPSVYDRLMAYRFVTYAIDALLAGKSDSVICYTQSHFVFRTIDEVALHPYRLDEELLNLGRGQFLPSRCQR, translated from the coding sequence ATGAATCGAAATATCGCGATCCTCTGTTCGGGAGGGGACGTTTCGGGGATGAACCCCGCCCTCAAACGCTTCGTTGAGTACGCGTTTGCCAACAACCTGAACCCTTTTTTCGTCCACCACGGCTATGAAGGGCTCATCGACGACCGGATCGTCGCGGCGGGGTATCCGGACGTTTCGGGGATCATTACCCGGGGGGGGACGAAAATCGGTTCGGCACGCTCCGAGCGGTTCAAAGAGAGCGCCTACCGCAGCATTGCGGCCGAAAATCTCCGCAAACGGGGAATATCCATGCTTGTCGTTCTGGGAGGAGATGGGAGTTTTCGCGGCATGGAACAGTTTTACAAAGAGACCGGCATCGCCTTTTGCGGCATCCCCTCCACCATCGACAACGACATCAACGGAACCGATTACTGTCTGGGAGTCGATACGGCGCTGGGGGTGATCCGCAATGCCATCGACCAGATCCGCGATACGGCGGCGTCGTTCCGCCGGGCTTTCGTCATCGAAACAATGGGACGCAACTGCGGATACCTCGCCCTCGTCTCCGCGCTCACTTCGGGTGCGGAGCTGTGCCTCATTCCCGAAATCCCCGTCGAAATCGACGAATACAAAGCATGTTTCGCATCCCAGACCGCAGCGGGAAGGGATTATTTCATCGCGGTCGTATCCGAAGCGCTGGGGCGTTCCTCCTCCGTCGCCGAATGGTTTGAACGCGAACTCGGCTTCGAAGCCCGGGTGAACGTTCTGGGTCATACCCAACGCGGCGGAAACCCCAGTGTATACGACCGTCTCATGGCGTACCGTTTCGTCACCTATGCGATCGACGCTCTCCTTGCGGGCAAAAGCGATTCGGTTATCTGCTACACCCAAAGCCATTTCGTTTTCCGAACGATCGACGAGGTCGCGTTACACCCCTACCGCCTCGACGAGGAGCTTCTCAATCTCGGACGCGGACAATTTCTTCCATCGCGCTGTCAAAGGTAG
- the serS gene encoding serine--tRNA ligase — protein sequence MIDVKLLQKNFDETASALMRKKVSAETIRELQGANEALKAAKTAYENAQAKQNELSRLFGQYKKEGKNTDELKEQVDANKALVAELLETQREAEEALDALIMRIPNLPDTDVPAGEDENDNVEIRKVLVPPAFSFTPKEHWELAEQNGWIDFERGVKLAKSRFSVVSGMGARLERALINFMLDFNRERGFEEVSVPALVNRRALEGTGQLPKFEEDLFKVEEEELFLIPTAEVPLTNLYQDEILSASELPIKMTGYTSCFRKEAGSGGRDVRGMIRQHQFHKVELVAITTQAQSDAVFDEMVACASDLLKALELPHRLVTLCTGDLGFGAARTVDLEVWLPGQNTYREISSVSNTRDFQARRARIRYKEEGKNLLAHTLNGSSLAVGRTMIAIMENFQNEDGSIRIPQVLHKYL from the coding sequence ATGATCGATGTAAAACTTCTCCAGAAAAATTTTGACGAAACCGCCTCCGCGCTGATGCGCAAAAAAGTCTCCGCCGAGACGATCCGCGAGCTCCAGGGCGCCAACGAAGCCCTCAAAGCGGCCAAAACCGCGTACGAAAACGCCCAGGCGAAACAAAACGAACTCAGCCGCCTTTTCGGACAGTACAAAAAAGAGGGGAAAAATACCGACGAACTCAAAGAACAGGTCGATGCGAACAAAGCCCTCGTCGCCGAACTCCTCGAAACACAGCGGGAGGCCGAAGAGGCGCTCGATGCGCTGATCATGAGAATCCCGAACCTCCCCGATACGGACGTCCCCGCGGGCGAGGACGAGAACGACAACGTCGAGATCCGCAAGGTCCTCGTCCCGCCCGCCTTTTCGTTCACCCCCAAAGAGCACTGGGAACTGGCCGAGCAAAACGGCTGGATCGATTTCGAGCGCGGCGTCAAACTCGCCAAAAGCCGTTTCAGCGTCGTCAGCGGCATGGGTGCGCGGCTCGAACGCGCCCTCATCAACTTCATGCTCGATTTCAACCGCGAGCGCGGATTTGAAGAAGTCAGCGTCCCCGCACTCGTCAACCGCCGCGCGCTGGAGGGGACCGGACAGCTTCCCAAATTCGAAGAGGATCTCTTCAAAGTCGAAGAAGAAGAACTCTTTTTGATCCCGACCGCCGAAGTACCGCTCACCAATCTGTATCAGGACGAAATCCTCTCCGCCTCCGAGCTCCCGATCAAAATGACCGGTTACACCTCATGCTTCCGTAAAGAAGCGGGAAGCGGCGGACGCGACGTGCGGGGAATGATCCGTCAGCACCAGTTTCACAAGGTAGAGCTGGTCGCGATCACCACGCAAGCGCAAAGCGACGCGGTATTTGACGAGATGGTCGCGTGTGCCTCGGATCTGCTCAAAGCGCTCGAGCTCCCCCACCGCCTCGTGACCCTATGTACGGGAGACCTCGGGTTCGGCGCAGCCCGCACCGTCGACCTGGAGGTGTGGCTCCCGGGACAGAACACCTACCGCGAAATCAGTTCGGTTTCCAATACCCGCGACTTTCAGGCCCGCCGCGCCCGTATCCGTTACAAGGAAGAGGGGAAAAATCTTCTCGCCCATACCCTCAACGGTTCAAGTTTGGCCGTCGGACGGACGATGATAGCCATCATGGAAAATTTCCAGAATGAAGACGGTTCGATCCGGATTCCGCAAGTGTTGCATAAATACCTCTAA
- a CDS encoding TIGR01777 family oxidoreductase, which yields MKIVICGMSGFVGSALETYFREKGDNVEALSVRSGTSLDTVASALEGADVLINLAGANILGRWTPEYKKVLRQSRLETTGKIVDAIGRCIHPPKVLLNASAVGIYDSFHQHDEHSRHLADDFLADLVRSWEGVALRAASERTRVCLMRFGVVYGRGGGAMAKMLPPFRFGFGGKMGDGYQMISWIHLADLVRACEFLIEQPRIEGIVNFTAPEPISNLAQTKAMSRILQRPAFFDLPAWLVKLVFGEGSTVMLDSKEVYPRRLQEAGFTFLYPTFDSAMEEIVRVRD from the coding sequence ATGAAAATAGTCATTTGCGGTATGAGCGGCTTTGTCGGGAGCGCTCTGGAAACCTATTTCCGGGAAAAAGGGGATAACGTAGAGGCTCTGAGCGTCCGAAGCGGCACAAGCCTCGATACGGTTGCTTCGGCGCTCGAGGGGGCGGACGTTTTGATTAATCTGGCCGGAGCGAATATTCTGGGACGCTGGACCCCCGAGTACAAAAAGGTGCTCCGTCAAAGCCGTCTGGAGACGACGGGGAAAATTGTCGACGCGATCGGGCGGTGCATCCATCCCCCAAAAGTGCTCCTCAACGCCTCGGCCGTCGGGATTTACGACAGTTTTCACCAGCACGACGAACACTCCCGCCATCTGGCGGACGATTTCCTGGCCGATCTGGTACGGAGCTGGGAGGGTGTCGCTCTGCGTGCCGCTTCGGAACGTACCCGTGTATGTCTGATGCGTTTTGGGGTAGTTTACGGCCGGGGAGGGGGGGCGATGGCCAAGATGCTTCCTCCGTTTCGTTTCGGCTTTGGCGGAAAAATGGGGGACGGATACCAGATGATTTCGTGGATACATCTCGCCGATCTGGTCCGAGCATGCGAATTTTTGATCGAACAGCCCCGGATCGAAGGGATTGTCAATTTCACCGCCCCCGAACCCATCAGCAACCTTGCACAGACCAAAGCGATGAGTCGCATTCTTCAGCGTCCCGCTTTTTTCGACCTTCCCGCCTGGCTGGTGAAGCTCGTTTTCGGAGAGGGGTCAACGGTCATGCTTGATTCCAAAGAGGTGTATCCCCGCCGGCTGCAGGAAGCGGGGTTTACGTTTTTGTACCCTACCTTTGACAGCGCGATGGAAGAAATTGTCCGCGTCCGAGATTGA
- a CDS encoding NGG1p interacting factor NIF3 translates to MLYQLIVYVPTGDAEHLKEALFAAGAGKYKHYDRCSWECGGTGQFRPLQGANPAIGRIETVEYVPEVKIETVCTAECLKKVLRALRENHPYEEPAYGVIELKTLEDFE, encoded by the coding sequence ATGCTTTACCAGTTGATCGTCTACGTCCCCACCGGGGATGCCGAGCATCTCAAAGAAGCGTTGTTCGCGGCAGGTGCGGGAAAATACAAACACTACGACCGTTGCAGCTGGGAGTGCGGCGGAACGGGACAGTTCCGGCCGCTTCAGGGGGCCAACCCCGCCATCGGGCGCATCGAGACGGTCGAATACGTCCCGGAAGTGAAAATCGAAACCGTCTGTACGGCCGAATGCCTCAAAAAAGTTTTACGCGCATTGAGAGAAAACCATCCCTATGAGGAACCGGCGTATGGGGTTATCGAACTAAAAACACTGGAAGATTTCGAATAG
- a CDS encoding methylenetetrahydrofolate reductase, translating to MFGTFIEKLRSGTYITLETTPSRSARFAPTVDKIESLGLQHLVDGFSTTDNPLAKLKYNALFAAQMLQNRFGLPVLATMSMRDRNRIALQSDLLGANEANVRAILALTGDSAHYSDQPHAKGVFEANSKLLLEIISTLNGGTDLAGQKLLSPVQEIYPFAVIDAYAKSAATLQKRMSKKVAHGAIGIISQPVYDLENARKLLAMMEEANAEHGKNAVLILGYFPITKLRTARFLDENVPGIFVPGTWVEALEAASLRGPEEEYRVGFELSKNLFDELKALHPKIHIMTANQFELAKAILS from the coding sequence TTGTTCGGCACCTTTATCGAAAAACTCCGCTCCGGCACTTACATCACTCTGGAAACCACCCCGTCGCGATCGGCCCGATTCGCCCCCACCGTCGATAAAATCGAATCGCTCGGCCTGCAGCACCTCGTCGACGGTTTCAGTACGACCGACAACCCGCTGGCAAAACTCAAATACAACGCCCTTTTCGCCGCGCAGATGCTCCAGAACCGCTTCGGCCTGCCGGTGCTCGCCACGATGAGCATGCGCGACCGCAACCGCATCGCGCTCCAAAGCGACCTGTTGGGGGCCAACGAGGCAAACGTCCGCGCCATCCTCGCCCTCACCGGCGACAGCGCCCACTACTCCGACCAGCCTCACGCCAAAGGGGTTTTCGAAGCCAACAGCAAACTCCTCCTCGAAATCATCTCGACCCTCAACGGGGGTACCGATCTTGCCGGACAGAAGCTCCTCTCCCCGGTACAGGAGATTTACCCGTTTGCCGTCATCGACGCCTACGCCAAAAGTGCGGCGACGCTGCAGAAGAGGATGTCCAAAAAAGTCGCCCACGGCGCGATCGGCATCATTTCCCAGCCCGTTTACGACCTCGAAAACGCGCGGAAACTGCTGGCGATGATGGAAGAGGCCAACGCCGAACACGGCAAAAATGCGGTGCTCATTCTCGGCTATTTCCCGATCACCAAACTCCGCACGGCCCGTTTTCTGGACGAAAACGTCCCGGGCATCTTTGTCCCCGGAACATGGGTCGAAGCCCTGGAAGCGGCATCGCTGAGGGGGCCGGAGGAGGAATACCGCGTCGGCTTCGAACTAAGCAAAAACCTTTTCGACGAACTCAAAGCGCTCCATCCCAAAATCCACATTATGACGGCGAACCAGTTCGAGCTGGCAAAGGCGATTTTGAGCTAA
- a CDS encoding tetratricopeptide repeat protein, giving the protein MADNQEEIIIIEEGETPNEGSPNEPKPGEASDESAARKKKRIVIGAAAALLLALAGGGGYILFSSHEAPAASGIPALNETHATPKEEIIEPSELEKMIDKANTLYANGETAEALKLYQKIALYSEAISQYNLGVIQLKEGKYAQALDNFKRSIASSENRCVSAINAAVCSLHLKREKDFNYYIDLALAYLPQETNSPLYSYYYTLIHYYKGHYPEALSALKHPTSEEYLTTQNKLRAKISALYGNYPDAIQALENPLQEEDSFSLGLLYANTGDLRNAKKYLSDAMMQNPEPVQESLALAFVNLKMGLQEEAAGLIRKTTQAYPDQVYTPYPIRVFLKPSLFEPDAAQNIYRSQKHGAKSKNFQTVFYFAPYKIFNASQAVNYIQKGNASIYVDNMEGAKSYLENSTRLSIIDHGIALAIQKALDFQIRDANVQFNALLKNNPKHSILHYNLGLTYAQMGDFAKAYDHFLRSYHLDADNYLSGIFALMSSDLIGRHNAKLSSILKENLSKEPASEEFELYRTVLEIAQNNFPGASKWLDNRYRERPFYIGLKTLIALENGDDEEARKASERLVKMQPSDMLPHLLYIDAHFKRQKPKAFASSTINYLKTKNFRYDDLYYGPQITRDRAVTMSVMTGQLTPMIERLKRQLQTTGGNTVDITGALAQAYLFNRQFEESYALYNQLVDTHKIKDGQTLFLGACASIGAEHYENAIALLELSKLTNPAFAETRYALGLLYLQAQNNAAGAGQLSRLGNNGFVSRYFDFAIDTDKLANEPHKYHAL; this is encoded by the coding sequence ATGGCCGATAACCAAGAAGAGATTATCATCATCGAAGAGGGGGAGACCCCGAACGAAGGTTCCCCGAACGAACCCAAACCCGGTGAGGCATCCGACGAATCCGCCGCCCGTAAAAAGAAACGGATCGTCATCGGTGCCGCCGCCGCTTTGCTCCTGGCCCTCGCCGGAGGCGGCGGATACATTCTCTTTTCTTCGCACGAAGCCCCGGCCGCTTCGGGCATACCCGCCCTCAACGAAACGCACGCAACCCCGAAAGAAGAGATCATCGAACCCAGCGAACTCGAAAAAATGATCGACAAGGCCAATACCCTCTACGCCAACGGGGAAACGGCCGAAGCCCTCAAGCTCTACCAGAAAATCGCCCTCTACTCCGAAGCGATCTCCCAGTATAACCTGGGGGTGATCCAGCTTAAAGAGGGGAAATACGCCCAGGCGCTCGACAACTTCAAACGCTCCATCGCCAGCAGCGAAAACCGATGCGTCAGCGCGATCAATGCCGCGGTTTGTTCGCTTCATCTCAAACGGGAAAAAGATTTCAACTATTACATCGACCTGGCGCTGGCCTATCTGCCCCAGGAGACCAATTCACCGCTGTATTCGTATTACTATACCCTGATCCATTATTACAAAGGGCATTATCCCGAGGCGCTCAGCGCCCTCAAGCACCCCACATCCGAAGAGTACCTCACGACCCAGAACAAACTGCGCGCGAAAATCAGCGCCCTTTACGGCAATTATCCCGATGCCATCCAGGCACTCGAAAATCCGCTGCAGGAGGAGGATTCGTTTTCTCTGGGTCTTCTTTATGCCAACACCGGAGACCTTCGCAACGCAAAAAAATATCTCTCCGACGCGATGATGCAAAACCCCGAACCGGTACAAGAAAGCCTCGCGCTGGCCTTTGTCAACCTGAAAATGGGGTTGCAGGAAGAGGCGGCCGGTCTGATCCGCAAAACGACCCAGGCCTATCCCGACCAGGTCTATACGCCTTATCCCATTCGAGTCTTTCTCAAACCCTCGCTGTTCGAGCCCGATGCGGCGCAAAACATCTACCGGAGTCAGAAACACGGCGCGAAATCCAAAAACTTCCAGACGGTTTTTTATTTTGCGCCCTACAAGATCTTCAATGCCTCGCAGGCCGTCAATTACATTCAAAAAGGGAACGCCAGCATCTACGTCGACAACATGGAGGGGGCGAAATCCTATCTGGAGAACAGCACACGCCTCTCAATCATTGACCACGGCATCGCCCTCGCCATCCAAAAAGCGCTCGATTTTCAGATCCGTGACGCCAACGTGCAGTTCAATGCCCTGCTCAAAAACAATCCGAAACACTCGATCCTCCATTACAATCTCGGGCTGACTTACGCGCAAATGGGCGATTTCGCCAAGGCATACGACCATTTTCTCCGTTCCTATCATCTCGATGCCGACAACTATCTCTCGGGGATCTTTGCCCTCATGAGTTCCGATCTTATCGGCCGGCACAACGCCAAACTCTCCTCCATCCTCAAAGAGAACCTCTCGAAAGAACCTGCGAGCGAGGAATTCGAGCTCTACCGGACCGTTCTCGAAATCGCCCAGAACAATTTCCCCGGAGCATCGAAATGGCTCGACAACCGTTACAGGGAACGTCCGTTCTACATCGGCCTAAAAACCCTCATCGCCCTCGAAAACGGGGATGACGAAGAAGCACGGAAAGCCTCCGAAAGACTGGTTAAAATGCAACCTTCGGACATGCTGCCGCATCTGCTCTACATCGACGCCCATTTCAAACGGCAAAAGCCCAAAGCCTTCGCCTCGTCGACGATCAACTATCTTAAAACCAAAAACTTCCGCTACGACGACCTCTATTACGGGCCCCAGATCACCCGTGACCGGGCCGTTACGATGAGCGTCATGACGGGTCAGCTCACCCCGATGATCGAACGGCTCAAACGCCAACTGCAGACAACGGGGGGCAATACCGTCGACATCACCGGCGCGCTGGCGCAGGCATACCTGTTCAACCGGCAGTTTGAAGAATCCTATGCGCTCTACAATCAGCTCGTCGATACCCACAAAATCAAAGACGGCCAGACCCTCTTCCTGGGCGCATGCGCCTCGATCGGAGCCGAACACTACGAAAATGCGATTGCGCTCCTCGAACTCTCCAAACTAACCAATCCCGCCTTTGCCGAAACCCGTTACGCGCTTGGGTTGCTTTACCTTCAGGCACAGAACAATGCCGCCGGGGCGGGACAGCTCAGCCGGTTGGGGAACAACGGATTCGTCTCGCGCTATTTCGATTTCGCGATCGATACCGACAAATTAGCGAACGAGCCGCATAAATATCATGCTTTGTGA
- a CDS encoding ABC-type transport auxiliary lipoprotein family protein, which yields MLRLLLFALGALTFAGCSLNSPASSVYTILPNSAASLDTSAPLHAGTIKLAPTRTLPSLGSKALRYLRPHGESGEYLYSRWSDAPALLIERNFVASLQNRKLYAAILPPGSAAGATHLLESDLNAFEHRFREEGGSEGYIDMTYRLIDPKTKQTLSSKRFQIVAAAASGDARGGVDALSRATRELSRQSTEWLAHYLQEKP from the coding sequence ATGCTACGCCTCCTCCTTTTCGCCCTCGGCGCATTGACTTTTGCGGGATGTTCGCTGAACTCCCCCGCGAGCAGCGTCTACACGATCCTTCCCAACTCCGCTGCATCCCTCGATACCTCCGCACCCCTTCATGCGGGAACGATCAAACTCGCCCCGACCCGCACCCTTCCCTCGCTGGGTTCGAAAGCCCTCCGCTACCTCCGTCCGCACGGGGAATCGGGGGAATACCTCTACAGCCGGTGGAGCGACGCCCCCGCACTGCTGATCGAACGCAACTTCGTCGCATCGCTGCAAAATCGGAAACTCTACGCCGCAATCCTCCCCCCGGGTTCGGCCGCCGGGGCGACACACCTGCTTGAATCGGATCTCAATGCTTTTGAACACCGTTTTCGCGAAGAGGGGGGAAGCGAAGGCTACATCGATATGACCTATCGGCTCATCGATCCCAAAACCAAGCAGACCCTCTCGTCCAAAAGGTTTCAAATCGTCGCGGCCGCGGCCTCGGGAGATGCCAGGGGAGGCGTCGACGCCCTCAGCCGCGCTACCCGCGAACTTTCGCGCCAAAGCACCGAATGGCTGGCGCACTACCTACAGGAGAAACCATGA
- the serB gene encoding phosphoserine phosphatase SerB, giving the protein MKLAVFDFDSTLMDGETIDFFAEALGIGEEVSAITERAMNGELDFFESLQQRVGLLKGLEFSKVEKICHNLPYMPGAVQTIADLKARGIKVVCFSGGFRSATSYAKGILGYDADFSNVLHEKHGHLTGLVGGDMMFDFSKGDMLLRLQGLFGISPEETMVVGDGANDRSMFAHAGTRVAFCAKEILKKEANVIVETKDLTQIITKVFQPC; this is encoded by the coding sequence ATTAAGTTAGCGGTATTTGATTTTGATTCGACCCTGATGGACGGGGAGACGATCGATTTTTTTGCGGAAGCGCTGGGGATCGGCGAAGAGGTTTCGGCCATCACCGAGCGGGCGATGAACGGCGAACTCGATTTTTTCGAAAGTCTGCAGCAGCGGGTAGGGCTTTTGAAAGGGCTGGAGTTTTCCAAGGTGGAAAAAATCTGCCACAACCTCCCTTACATGCCCGGAGCGGTCCAGACGATCGCCGATCTGAAAGCGCGGGGGATCAAAGTGGTCTGCTTTAGCGGAGGATTCCGCAGCGCGACGTCGTATGCGAAAGGAATTTTGGGGTACGATGCCGATTTTTCGAACGTGCTGCACGAAAAGCACGGGCACCTCACTGGGCTCGTCGGTGGCGACATGATGTTCGATTTTTCCAAAGGGGATATGCTGCTGCGGCTGCAGGGGCTTTTCGGAATCAGCCCCGAAGAGACGATGGTCGTCGGCGACGGCGCGAACGACCGTTCGATGTTTGCGCACGCGGGGACGAGGGTGGCCTTCTGCGCCAAGGAGATTCTCAAAAAAGAGGCGAACGTCATCGTCGAGACGAAAGATTTGACGCAGATCATTACAAAGGTATTTCAACCATGCTAG
- a CDS encoding MlaD family protein, translated as MESRYNYTFTGLFVVIFAMGLIAFAFWLGKYGQDERDYRRFHVYITESVSGLAPEASVKYNGVDVGKVESIRINPRNNEEVELILKIKKETPIKTDSYAVLKFYGITGLAFIEITGGSNNAPLLMENGQRASVIPARPSLITRLDESLSNVANKLSQTLEHADRLFDDRNVENVRQSLEHLRSLSEQIDGYQKEVRTILERSAALESNASEALGSMKNAAGSVKQTSDNLNTLVQTKMAVTLDSLHKTSLRSDALIRKLEASLDRGDYDLKSIASPTAAELNELIVQTKTLTQEMETTIRGLRESPSDLLFKKTSQKPGPGE; from the coding sequence ATGGAATCTCGTTATAACTACACTTTTACCGGTCTTTTCGTCGTCATTTTCGCAATGGGGCTCATCGCGTTCGCATTCTGGCTGGGTAAATACGGCCAGGACGAACGGGACTACCGCCGTTTCCATGTCTACATCACCGAATCGGTCTCCGGGCTCGCCCCCGAAGCATCGGTCAAATACAACGGCGTCGATGTCGGAAAAGTCGAATCGATCCGCATCAACCCCCGCAACAACGAAGAGGTGGAACTCATCCTCAAAATCAAAAAAGAGACGCCGATCAAAACCGATTCGTACGCCGTACTGAAATTCTACGGTATTACGGGGCTGGCGTTCATCGAGATTACGGGAGGTTCCAATAACGCTCCGCTGCTGATGGAAAACGGTCAGCGCGCGTCGGTCATTCCCGCTCGTCCTTCACTGATCACGCGACTGGATGAGTCGCTCAGCAACGTCGCCAACAAGCTCTCCCAGACCCTCGAGCACGCCGACCGCCTTTTCGACGACCGCAACGTCGAAAACGTCCGTCAAAGCCTCGAACACCTCCGCTCGCTGAGCGAACAGATCGACGGGTACCAAAAAGAGGTCCGGACGATTCTCGAACGCAGCGCGGCACTTGAATCCAACGCCTCGGAGGCGCTGGGAAGCATGAAAAACGCCGCGGGAAGTGTCAAACAAACGTCGGACAACCTCAACACGCTCGTGCAGACGAAAATGGCCGTAACGCTCGATTCGCTGCACAAGACTTCTCTCCGGAGCGACGCACTGATCCGAAAACTCGAAGCGTCGCTGGACCGCGGCGATTACGACCTCAAATCGATCGCTTCCCCCACCGCCGCCGAACTCAACGAACTGATCGTCCAGACCAAAACGCTCACCCAGGAGATGGAGACAACCATCCGCGGCCTGCGGGAGAGCCCTTCGGATCTTCTTTTCAAAAAAACATCCCAAAAACCCGGTCCAGGAGAATAA
- the pssA gene encoding CDP-diacylglycerol--serine O-phosphatidyltransferase, protein MIRKDPPPPIAYLLPNFFTAASIFTGFYAIALALEGSFSASAWFVFLALIFDGLDGRVARMTNTASHFGVEFDSLADIVAFGVAPAFLMYLYVGEEYGRIGFVASALFIIFGAVRLARFNVTTSRIEPSVFIGLPIPTAAIMIAIAVLLLERYGEYVELKFLMLPLGIVLSVLMVSNIRYPSFKKINFKSFHFLRFLVGVIVVAMGIFVYPIEGMALVAALYLVYGPLRASFYLIRRFLHKA, encoded by the coding sequence ATGATCCGCAAAGACCCCCCGCCACCGATCGCCTATCTTCTCCCCAACTTTTTTACCGCCGCATCGATTTTTACCGGTTTTTATGCGATCGCCCTGGCGCTAGAGGGATCGTTTTCCGCTTCGGCATGGTTTGTTTTCCTCGCGCTCATTTTTGACGGGCTCGACGGCCGCGTCGCGCGAATGACCAATACGGCCAGCCATTTCGGCGTGGAGTTCGATTCGCTGGCAGACATTGTCGCGTTCGGTGTCGCCCCGGCGTTTTTGATGTACCTGTATGTAGGGGAAGAGTACGGGCGGATCGGGTTTGTGGCCAGTGCGTTGTTCATCATTTTCGGAGCGGTCCGGCTGGCGCGGTTTAACGTAACGACCTCACGGATCGAGCCGAGTGTTTTCATCGGCCTCCCCATTCCGACGGCGGCGATCATGATCGCGATTGCCGTATTGCTGCTCGAACGCTACGGCGAATACGTCGAGCTGAAATTTCTGATGCTGCCGCTGGGCATCGTGCTTTCCGTACTGATGGTAAGCAACATCCGGTATCCGAGCTTCAAAAAAATCAACTTCAAATCGTTCCATTTCCTCCGTTTTCTCGTCGGAGTGATCGTCGTCGCAATGGGGATTTTCGTTTATCCCATCGAGGGGATGGCGCTTGTCGCCGCCTTGTACCTTGTTTACGGCCCCTTAAGGGCCTCGTTTTACCTTATCCGCCGGTTTCTTCACAAAGCATGA